A window of the Lactuca sativa cultivar Salinas chromosome 5, Lsat_Salinas_v11, whole genome shotgun sequence genome harbors these coding sequences:
- the LOC111886608 gene encoding ABC transporter I family member 1 — translation MSLRRPPLPRLLLNNVSCMRNAQQILRHTNISIHDGGALVLTGANGSGKSTFLRMLAGFSKPSAGEILWNGHDITESGVFHQYKLQLNWLSLKEAIKSNFTVLDNVQWFEVLESKQGKSLPALEFMGLGRLANEKARMLSMGQRKRLQLARVMAMDRPIWLLDEPSVALDDEGVKLLEQMIADHRSQGGIVIVATHLPIEIQDAMILRLPPRFPRRITLVDMLPH, via the coding sequence ATGTCTTTACGCAGACCTCCACTTCCTCGATTACTTCTCAACAACGTTTCTTGCATGAGAAACGCTCAACAAATCTTACGCCATACAAACATCTCAATTCACGATGGTGGAGCCCTAGTACTCACCGGAGCAAATGGCTCCGGCAAGTCTACCTTCTTACGAATGCTGGCCGGATTCTCCAAACCATCAGCCGGTGAGATCCTATGGAATGGCCATGACATAACTGAGTCAGGAGTTTTCCACCAATACAAACTTCAACTCAACTGGCTCTCACTCAAAGAAGCCATTAAATCCAACTTCACTGTTCTTGACAATGTTCAATGGTTTGAAGTTCTTGAAAGTAAACAAGGAAAATCTTTACCTGCTCTTGAGTTCATGGGGCTTGGAAGACTTGCCAATGAGAAAGCACGGATGCTTTCAATGGGTCAAAGAAAAAGATTGCAGCTTGCAAGAGTTATGGCCATGGATAGACCGATTTGGCTGCTTGATGAACCTTCTGTTGCTTTAGATGATGAAGGTGTGAAGCTTTTGGAACAGATGATTGCAGATCATAGGAGCCAGGGTGGAATAGTCATTGTAGCTACACATCTCCCCATTGAGATTCAAGATGCTATGATCTTGAGATTGCCTCCCAGGTTTCCAAGAAGGATAACTTTAGTAGACATGCTTCCTCATTGA
- the LOC111886588 gene encoding actin-interacting protein 1-2, with protein sequence MAKLIETYACVPSTERGRGILISGDPKTNAFMYCNGRSVIIRYLDRPLDVEVYAEHAYQTTVARFSPNGEWIASADVSGTIRIYGTHNGFVLKNEFRVLSGRIDDIQWSADGMRIVASGDGKGKSFVRAFMWDSGSNVGEFDGHSRRVLSCAFKPTRPFRIVSCGEDFLVNFYEGPPFKFKQSHRDHSNFVNCVRFSPDGNKFITVSSDKRGLLYDGKTAEVKGELSKEDAHTGSIYAVSWSPDSKQVLTVSADKTAKIWTISDDFNGTLSKTLTCPGSGGVEDMLVGCLWQNDYIVTVSLGGTIYLYSASDLDKDPTILCGHMKNVNSLAVLTKGPEKAILSSSYDGLIFKWLRGFGYNGKLERGDKNQIKCLAAVDEEIMSSGFDNKIWRIPLNGEECSEADIIDIGSQPKDLSLAINNHELALISIETGVVLLKGTQVLASVELGFTVSACAISPDGDEAIVGGQDGKLHMYSVKGDTLSEEAVLEKHRGAITVIRYSPDVSMFASADANREAVVWDRASREVKLKNMLYHTARINSLAWSPDNKMVATGSLDTCVIVYEIDKPASSRTTVKGANLGGVYSVAFVDEKTVISSGEDACIRLWEITPQ encoded by the exons ATGGCAAAGCTTATAGAGACGTACGCCTGCGTACCATCGACGGAGCGCGGCCGAGGAATATTAATATCCGGTGATCCGAAAACAAATGCATTTATGTACTGTAATGGCCGATCGGTGATTATCCGGTACCTCGACAGACCATTGGATGTCGAGGTGTACGCAGAACATGCTTATCAAACCACCGTTGCGAGGTTCTCGCCTAACGGAGAGTGGATCGCTTCCGCTGACGTGTCCGGGACGATAAGGATCTACGGTACCCACAACGGATTCGTGTTGAAAAATGAGTTTCGGGTCTTGTCGGGTCGAATTGATGATATCCAGTGGTCTGCTGATGGGATGAGGATCGTGGCTTCGGGTGATGGCAAGGGCAAGTCGTTCGTTCGAGCTTTCAT GTGGGATTCTGGAAGCAATGTTGGAGAATTTGATGGGCATTCAAGGAGAGTTCTAAGCTGTGCATTCAAACCCACAAGACCATTTCGCATAGTCTCATGTGGAGAGGACTTCTTGGTCAACTTCTATGAAGGACCACCATTCAAGTTCAAGCAATCACATAG GGATCACTCGAATTTTGTCAACTGTGTAAGGTTTTCACCTGATGGCAACAAATTCATCACTGTAAGCTCTGACAAAAGAGGGCTGTTATATGATGGAAAAACTGCAGAGGTCAAGGGTGAATTGTCTAAAGAGGACGCCCACACAGGTAGTATATATGCTGTAAGCTGGAGTCCCGATAGCAAACAG GTGCTAACTGTATCTgctgacaaaactgcaaaaatatgGACAATATCAGATGATTTCAATGGAACACTCTCAAAGACTTTAACTTGTCCAGGATCTGGTGGAGTTGAGGACATGTTAGTTGGGTGTCTATGGCAAAATGATTATATAGTTACTGTTTCTCTTGGTGGGACCATATATTTATACTCTGCAAGTGATCTTGATAAAGATCCAACAATTCTTTGTGGACACATGAAGAATGTTAATTCACTAGCTGTGCTTACAAAAGGCCCAGAAAAAGCCATTCTTTCTAGCAGCTATGATGGCTTAATATTCAAATGGCTTCGAGGATTTGGCTACAATGGTAAGTTAGAAAGAGGCgacaaaaatcaaatcaaatgtcTCGCtgctgttgatgaagaaatcatgTCTTCTGGATTCGACAATAAG ATATGGAGGATTCCGTTAAATGGAGAAGAATGTTCAGAAGCAGATATTATTGACATCGGGAGTCAACCGAAGGATTTGAGTTTGGCTATTAATAATCATGAACTTGCATTGATTTCAATTGAGACAGGTGTCGTTCTTCTGAAAGGTACGCAGGTGTTGGCAAGTGTTGAGCTTGGATTTACTGTGAGTGCATGCGCTATTTCGCCTGATGGAGATGAAGCGATTGTGGGAGGGCAAGATGGTAAATTGCACATGTATTCAGTGAAGGGAGATACTCTTTCAGAAGAAGCTGTTCTTGAGAAACATCGAGGGGCTATTACTGTGATTCGTTACTCTCCTGATGTTTCCATGTTTGCGTCTGCTGATGCAAATAGAGAAGCTGTTGTATGGGATCGGGCCTCCAGAGAG GTGAAGCTGAAGAACATGTTATATCATACAGCTCGTATAAACAGCTTAGCGTGGTCTCCTGATAACAAAATGGTGGCAACAGGATCTCTTGACACGTGTGTAATTGTTTATGAAATAGATAAGCCAGCTTCAAGCAGAACAACTGTAAAAGGAGCTAACCTTGGTGGGGTCTACTCAGTGGCATTTGTTGATGAAAAAACTGTCATAAGTTCTGGTGAAGACGCGTGTATTCGTTTATGGGAGATAACTCCACAATAA